The Vicia villosa cultivar HV-30 ecotype Madison, WI unplaced genomic scaffold, Vvil1.0 ctg.000659F_1_1, whole genome shotgun sequence genome contains the following window.
TTGAAAAACTTACATATTTGAGGTGTTGTTGGAGGTGTTCTATGAGCCTTTGGAGTAACCTTTGATGGTCTTTGAAGTTGCCTTTGGTGTTTATGCAaatgcttgagaagaaatttaggGTGTTTGaaagatttagggtaaatgaaaatggggggaggctgttttgtttaaacatcaaaacgcgcattatttcggaaatgcatttccaaaatgtagttttcggaaatgtatttccaaagtaatttttttttacttaaaaaaaggtgatttcggaaatgaatctccgaaatcacatatttttttttttaattttggagatgcatttccgaagtaaagggGCATTTAGGGAATTTCAGCGAgggtgaccaagaaagtagggAGGCCAATAAAGAAAATTCCAATAAAAATTTGAGGCCCTGGATATTTTGAGGCCTTTTGCAGTAGGTCAGAATGCACATGCCCAAATCTGGTCCTAACTCTATTAGGTTTTGTTTGTGaatttggaggggaagggaggggatgactttggaaaataggaagaattaggTGAAAAGAATAAACAGATTTTGGATAGGAGAGTTTTGTTTTATTCATAACATTAAAaatcccataaaatgggggaactcaaaaattatattgaaggagCGTTTTGGaggacttacataaattttctaaatatcttttaggttgttatactattttgaaaattaaaaattttgtaatgatgaTGGCTactttatcattctaaacaaaatcattttttcaaaaaatatcaaatatttttttttgtattttttttaaaatttcgttttcAGAAGCCTTCCTTTCTCTTCCTCTCCTAACTCGCAAACATAACCTTAGAGAAAGATTTAGATTCACTTTGGGGTTTTTAAGTTACTTAAAATGGATTTAAAACCCTCACGTGCAGCTTGATATAATAACACACGTGTAGTGAATactctctttctttctttattttaggTTAAATTACGCGgttctttaagttatttaattataacaatTTGGTCCCTCATGTTATTTTTGCTACAACTAGGTACTTTATGTTATCAAATGTGTGCACCATTATCTTTTTTAAccgagaaaatgtgataattatGGATGCAATTATTTTGAGGGATGTAAAAATGATGAAGTGCTTCCAAAAACACAACAACCAACATTTCTAAATgattaaaatgagagaaaaatgagGTAGTTATCATCCAAAAGGaccaaattattataaaaaaaacatgaaggacgaaactgttacaattaaataacttaaaggaccttggaataatttaaactttttttaactattaaataaatagtaaaaaaacctaaaaaaaaaccaGTCAAGAGCACGCCAAAACCCCGAACAATAAAACCGCGAATAACCCTGATTGGTCCAACAACTAAtaaaatctcggagaacaacgaTCACAGAATACAATCCCCCGAAAAACTGAAACAGAATTTTAAGAGCACAATCTGCAATTGACGAGAATGCCGAAACAGAATCGCAAATCACCATGGATTCAAGATCCCTAAGCAGCAACAATGAAGAAATCACAGAGACATCAAACAAAGGCTttcaattgatgaagaaaggatTTCGAGACAAATAAGAACGAGAAACACTATTTCGAGAGCGACGACCCAGTGGAGTGTCGTTGTTCAGCCAAAATAACAAGAATTTACAGGTTTGATGGAACCCTTATGAATCCAATTCAGTAAAATTGGCTGGATGTCTTTCTCTATTGTATTTCAtactatatataataatataatagtagtctctaacaaaatatatgtattgacAAATATTCTATTACCACGtgtcatatattttttatattagccGTATCTTCATGTCCGTGTCCGTATCTAAGTCCGGGCTTCATAGTTGGTAATGAGTCTTTTACACAAAGATTCAATGTTCTATCTTCCATGAAGATCTGTAATAGTCACATCATTATTTGAGTACACTTCATTTCTTTCCTCAGAACACACTGTATTCATCATATTCTGCATCAGTAGGAATGCAGGTTGTCTTGCAGGAGGAAGTTCCATAATTTCACTGTTAAGCATATAAATCACTGTCCCCATGGTAGGCCTGTCTACAGCGGATTCTTGTACACATAAAAGTCCTATATGTATGCACCTCAAAATATCCTTATGATGATTATCATCATACATTTCTGGTTCTATTAAACATATAATATTGCCTTCCCTCCATTGAGTCCATGCCTAAAATTAAAAGCAAATGTCAAATTGAAGTTAGTTTTAATATGATTTCAATATTATTATGTATACCTATAAGTAGATACTTACAAATCCTAATAGAGTCAGAGAATTTTCATGTTCGTAAAAGCTTGAGTTTCGTCTTCCACAAACAATCTCTATCAGTAAAACTCCAAAGCTGAACACGTCTGACTTATCCGAAAATACTCCTTGCATTGCATATTCTGGAGCCATATAGCCGCTGCATTGAAATATACAAATTGACTCAGGGTTAATGTTGTAATACTAACCATAGTAATTTAAATGCGAGTTGGTTGTACAATGTAAACACTAAGCTCGAAATAATATAAATGGACTGGAAGCGGTCTTCAGTCGGAGACACAGAAACAATTGGTTAAACTTCGTTATCAAACATTGTGTACTCATTGTTTGTGTTTATCTAATCATTATTCTCTTAAAGTGGGATCATTATTCTAACAGTTGATGTATAATGACAGATAAACAAGAAGGTGAACTTACTATGTTCCGACAATCCTTTGTGTGTTGGCATGATCTTCACTCACTCCAAAGATTCTGGCCATGCCAAAGTCCGATATTTTTGGATTCATTTCCTCGTCTAGTAAGATATTACTCGCCTTCAAATCTCTATGTATGATTTTTAGCCTGGAATCTCTATGTAGGTAGAGTAGTCCACGAGCTATTCCTTCAATTATGCTGAatcgtttctcccaatccaagaGTTTATTTCTTGAAGGATCTATACAAATTAAAACCATAACAACAAACTACTTAGAAATTATCTGAAGATGCATCAAAGTCTTCTGGCTTGTTAAAAACTTATGTTAAAAACTTTCAAGAAAACTCACCAGAGGTGAAAATATtgtgaattcgtttgtaaaataaaattattcacgATTAATAAAGTAAATTACGAAATGTTTCAAAAGAACTAACCGAAAACATATGCATCCAAACTTCCATTTGTCATGAACTCATACATCAACATCTTTTCATTTCTTTCGATACAACAGCCTAAAAGTCTTACAAGATTGCGATGTTGAAGCTTAGAAATCACTACTACTTCATTCATGAATTCTTCTAACCCTTGTCCGGATGATCTTGAAAGTCTCTTAACCGCTATTTCTTTACCATCATCTTGCAGTATTCCCTATAGTAGAATACATAAAAACTTTTAAGCAACTAATGACTTCAAACAACATGAACTTCTCTCGATTTTACATACCTTGTATACAGGTCCAAAACCTCCTTGTCCAAGTTTATTCGATGAATGAAAGTTGTTCGTAGCAGTTGCAAGCTTTTCAAAATTAAACAGCAATAGCTCTTGTAACTTAGCTTGTGACAATTCACCAATTACATTTTCACTTGAGTGTTCCTCTGGTTTTTCGATTTTGTGGAAATGAAAAATCCTATGATGCTTCTTTTTTCTCTCTGAATCATTCAAGTATCACAGTTTAGCAGGAGTGGCAAAAATCAAACATGTGTTATTCCATATTCCACAACAATGATACTTACCTGGTTTCAAAGCCTTTATCCAAATGAAATACGCAACAATGATGATAACTCCTATCGAAACTGAAACTGCAATGATGATTGTTCGTTTATGCCCTTTATCTGTAATAAGGGATCGATAAAAAAGTTAAAACAATAAGGTCTGATAAAGGAGAATATACTAAGTAACATAACAACTAATATTACCTGATACTTGAAGTTCGACATAGGGTACGCGAATGTATAGATCAGTTCCTCCGGATTGAAATTGTTGTATATCAATTAGATTTCCATTCCAAGACATACAACCAATACTAGCCACGTACGTATATGCAGTACAAGAGCAATTCATCAAACACTGGTTTTTGCATTCATCTTGTTCATTAGATGACAATTCTGCAAAATCGGGTACTTTTACcgtcctcaaatgcaaaaaactATCGGTTTCATTACCACGTGAACTACTGCTGCTTTGATTTTTGGCTTCTTCACACTGTAAAAGTTTCTTCCTAACACATCCATTAGTCCAATTTTTTTGATTCCACTCTTGAAGGTTTCTTGCTTCAAACCCTTCCAAACAGCTACAAATTGGCGATCCTTCTGAATTACAAATTCCAAATGGACCGCAGaaaccataaacatcacaatctGATCTATGAGTAGTCCATGTATCGTTCCATTTCTCTTCCTCATCACTCCATGAGTTTTCATGCAGTTCACCTTGCGGATTCAAGGCATAGATCAAGAGTCCGTAGTCTTCTGCTTCGAAAGACAAAACAACGGTTCCACTCTTACTACTGTCTTTCTCAAACTTAAAACcgttaaaaataaaaagagttgCCATGTCTTGTATCCCTATAAAGATTTGATTATTCCATGGACCGCTTCGCCAGTACGGCCTAGTTCCGTTCCAAATGAAAACTTCTGGAATATTCAACAGTTTGATACCGATGGAGAAGCTTCCGTTTGATGGATCAGAAAGGGTTTTCCATGATGTGAGTGTCATGTTACTTGTAAACTTCATAGTTTGTAATAATGCATTTGAAGGCTGTTGAAAACTCTCCCATAATTTAACTCCTGTTGTTGTTTCAGACAAAACAAGGCTTCCATAATCTGAAAGTGTGAAACTAGAATTGGTTTTTGATGTAACATTGGTCAAACTTGATGACCAAATAGCATGTTTTTGTCCATTCAATACAAcaagattgccatcatcatttgATATTGTAAGAACTCCAGAAGAATCATTGACCAATGGTTGGTTTCTGTTAGCAACCCATACAACAAAGTCTTGAGTTTTGCACCAAATTCCTAGATAGCGATTTGTGGAGTTTTGAGGGGTGAAGAATCCTAAGGTGAAATTTCCATTATTTGAGCTTAGAGTTTCATTGTCTTTCAtgagttgttgtgatgatgatgatgatgatgatgatgatatggtGTTGCTTGTTGCAACAACAAGAACTAAATGTAATGAAGAACAACATAGTAACAATATAATGAAGTTGAAAACTGAGATCAAATTTTTAAACTTGCTTAAACTCATTTGTAGGAATGaataaattttgttaaaataaaaaagagaatatatgtgcattatatatatatatatatatatatatatatatatatatatatatatataaaatttatttttttcttgttttgaacATTCAATATTCTCGTTTTTGACTAATGCACATGGCATATTTAGAAAAGCACTAAATATATGACCCGTTGTATTGGGATTGATTTGAATCTTCAcctcaaatattattttaaagaaaaaaatagatattttaatatatatagttacatataataataataataataataataataataataataataataataataataataataataataataataataataataataaactctaTGAACACCTTAAGCACATCACTTTTCTTCTGGATCAAGTATATCcataatttttttactaaaattatcTATGGATatgacaaagtatttgttacctcaaATCGAATCTACCTGGATAAGACCACACACATCAATGTATATATCACTTTAGGGATTGCCTTTGACTTGCTTCCTGCATCATTATTGAAGTTATTCTTGTGATGATTTTCCTGAACACATTCTTCACACACTTTATTTGTAATGTCAATTTCTACTAAACTTGAAACCATGTGCCTTCTTTTTAGATCTCTGATGTATTTGAAGTTGAGATGGTCAAGTCTATAGAGCTATATCCATCCATCAATGCTAGCTGCAGTTTCGAGACACTTGTGCTCCATCACATTAAGTTCAATCTTGAAACTTATGTTCTGAGACATAGGTGCCTTCAAGCTAATCTACCACTTGATTTGAGAACTCTCATAATCTTATCTTcgattaataatttataatttttctcGATTAATTTCCTTATGCTAAGCAAATAACTTTTCATACCTGGTATGTCCAatacattggaaattactgatcTTTCCTTCTATTCAGGTCTAACGAGCATCCTGAGTCCAAGTACCACTAGTCCTTAAATATTTCTTATCCTCTcattgtgaccatcaacaacatttcatcttcttcgtatTTTGCAAGCCTTGCATTAATTTCATGATTTCTTTTGTgttcaagacaatcactagaATAGTGACCATAATTTTGATAATTGTAACATTGAGTGTAACTCTTATCAGGTTTTCTTCTACCACATCTTCCTCTACCTACAACCGCACCTCTCTAGTTGCTCTGGTTTGAGGGTTTTCTTTGGTTAGATCGGTTTCTTTCTTGTTTGGTTACCTCTACAATTAGAATTGTTGTAACTTTTTCTCCCTTTGTTTCCAATCCATCCTCATTTAACTTTGTTTTCTTTTCCTGATTACGCCTACAGAGCTATATCACTTTTTGCCTTGTTTGTAGATCCTTaagtcattctttgttcatgagattcaaacGTCCATTGAAGCTCTTCCTTTGTCACACTTGAAAAATCTTTCGATTCTTCTATGGCTACTACCACATGATCTAGTTTTGGAGCCAATAACCACAAGATCTTTGCAACAGCTGATCTTGATGTCAACACTTATCCACAAATCTTGATTTTATTCACTTGTTTTCGTAACCTAGTGAAGAAACCAGTTAcgctttcaatttcttccatctGAAGAAATTCATACGTTCTTTTGTGAGCTTATAACCTCGTCTCTTTCACCTTCTCTGCACCTCTAAACAATCTCTTCACGATGTCCCATGCAGTCTACATcactaactttctcaaagttttctggATGAATGCATTGATGAATCATCCGTTGAATTTTTACCAATTGGTGTTACTCCATTCTTCAAAatatcccaaagatcttgatagCAGAAGACAACCTGCATCTGCTtacaccaattctcatagttctTATCTTTCAGGATTGGAAGATTTGTTGGAAAATAGTCGTTCGAATGATTCATTGTGTTTGCTTCTCGAAAATTGCAATCAATGCTCTAGATACAAGATATTGGAATTAACCTCAATCTTGGAGATAATCcaaatcaatcttgatgaacaagaatcAATCTTTCTGATTGATCACTCTTTTTGTTCTTCACTCTTCATTCGCTTGAATCATCCACACCTTAGTTGCAAGATGATTCTGCTACATAAAGATTTGATAAGAAAAAAGAACTAGAAATTAAGGTTTTTAGATAGGGAGAAAGGAAGAAAAATCTGTGTTGATCTGTATAGTAATTCTTTGCTTTTATTTACAAGTCTTAATTTCTTATATATATTactaaatttataaatatcaaataaatatgagTTTAATGTCATCGTTCatttaataaatatgaataatagttcaatatttaaaaaatattcaacAGATACAAATATgtcaaattttttaatttgtatttcaaTTTCATTAGGTagtaaatgaattttttttgtatattttctaCGGTGGtgaatttgtattattattttttaatttaaatagcaTTGCTCTTATTGTTTTTGGTTTGAAACtgtaaacattttttttttataaaaaattttcaAGTTGAATAAcacaaaaaatatatcaaattaataaaaataaaatataaaatatatattttttataaagattaataaaaataataaaatataaaaaattagaaatattatttatcaatttatttgcaattttaacacatattttcatacaacaatatgattcttcatataaaaaaataaaatttaaaatattataaatttgtcaTTAATAGAAAAGGTACCACTTTTCTTTATTTTGAAAACTCATAAATAGAATATGCTTTTCAAAAAACAAATTGTAAAACTAAGTTACCAAATCAATtctaatattttcaaaatttaagaATTGAAAACCATTTTGTACAAAActaaatcaaatgaaaaagtatGTCATAGGATAAGATATATCAACAATTATGATGATTCTCTGCCTTGCAACATTACTCGGAATATTACATGAAAGTGATGTTGTTTGCTATAAGATTTTTAAATGATACATGACCAATGAATGAAGGACATATTAATTCTTGGTGGAATTACTAACTTGGAATCTTATTTGTATGCAGGTATGTGTAGAAACTACTCGATATTTTGGATTGACTTGCCATAATAAAAGAATATGTAAGTGGTTTTTATTCCATAGAATATTGTGGATGCAAATAGATGCCAATGGGCAGGGATTATGTCAGTATCTTAGAGAGAGAGCCAAACGTGATATTTTGATTTGAGATTGATTGTTGTGGTGGACTTTTTTGTATTTGACAAGAAAGGGCTTGTCTTGTTTTTTTATGAATCGGTTGTTATGAGCATCTCATAAGTCATTATAAAGGTGGACAAAACAAAAACGATATATAATTATTCATATGGTAGCCTTACGAGAACTTTGATTTGGGGTCTCGAGTTCGATGGTGCCCGAGACAAAAAAATCTCAAACTTTCAAGGGCTACGCAGGGTGAAAGTCCTTTATGTGGATTAATCGATCTAACTGGTTGGATACcacatataattaaaaaaaaacgagAGCTTTGATTTTCTTATATTTGCATAGTGGGAAAGACTTACTGTCGATGAGAATTGGTTTTGTAATATTGTAGTAAGTGTTTCATCTTTATTCAATTAAAGTGTATTTCACTCTTCATTGTgatgtaataatattttaaagttttttttttgttatttctcctttgttttatTGTTAAGCAATTTCATGcattaaacttttcaaagaacTAATACTCGATTGTGATCCATTTTCTATCATAAGTCTATTGCTTTTAAGCATCGCAAACAACCACACTTGCACACACATATTGATTATGGATTTTTTTTTACAGTAAGACCTATTCGATTAATTGTTTCAATTAGTCGTTTAGAAGACTAGTCAACTTTGCTAGTACACCTGCACTTtaatttgatcattttcatgtttaatctttttttatgcttgtttgtaTGGACTTATATTCAGTTATGTCCTATATGGCAAGTTatttcccccatccccgaagccttgtaaatAACTTTACTGCTTTCTTTATTTCATTTAGCTTTGTTTGCTTGCTTGCTTGCTTGTTTGCATGAATAAATTTTGAACCCCTACATTCTTTGTCCATATACCAAGTCATATCTCATGTCATGTTTTGTAAGTCTATCACCTTGTGCATTGCCATCAACCTTGTTTGCAAACTTAAACTTTTTCACAATAAATcttgactttgtcaagtgatCGATAAAATCTTTTCTTGAATAAATGCTAAGAAATTTAAGTAATCATCATATTGAAATGTATTTCTCTTATCtccatgatattgattgatatggtattgattcttttccacttgaaagagcTAGTGACAAACTGGTTGATCTCTATGCAAGTTGGAACCCTTCTTTCATTGTGATGCAAAGATCCATTTGTTTTCATGCTGATGGTTGATCAGTTGACTTTTCTCCTTTAAGATGACAAAGTGTCTCTTAATCTaaaatcaatcaaagaaaacCATTGTGTTTTCTTTATGAGCAGAACTACAAaggctctgacttccctatttcgCTCAAGacgtatgtaggcacaagatgcaacGTCTTTCCGAgcataaataaaaaccataaaaaatgttcttttataaTCCCATCAATCTTTTGCACACAACTCTTTTTATTCATATCACAAATTACCAAAAAGGTTCATATGGAGTATAACAAATGAGAGGGATGCTAATgtattccccttgcataaccaaccctcgtatccttttctctttgttttattagttttgttttaaaacttctgtatgttttattcgctcttttcaTTTCTTTGGAAACCATAAAGATCGGTGTCGACTCTTGTTTTTTTTCGAGTTAAGTTAACCAATAGCTTAGTCTAAATTTTCCCGCCATGACAAAACTAGTTTTAAGTATTTAGTTATGTTAATTCTTTGTTTGGTTTAGATGATGACAATTTGGTTTTAAAATGTTGCTTTTGTTATTAAAATAGAAATAGTAAAAGCAGAGCTTAAAGTCAATTAGTCATGGCTCTAACATACTCATATAGATTCCAAGTCATAACGAGAAAATAAACTCAAGTTTTAGAAACATATAAAATAGTACACAACACCCACTTTCGTTGGCGTACCAACTTTGTTtagaatcaattttaaaataCAGGTATGAAAATAAGACTTTCTCAACCGAGTTCGAGAGACTTTCGTCGCCTCAACTTAGTTGTctgatatttttcatttggatagCAAGTCAGACCCTTTCAGTATATGAATATCTATtttaatttgcatatacttttatAAATACTTATGGAGAAAACTTATGAATACTAGATCAAACTTTTGTAAACCTTCTCGTAACGAATCAATTGAAAGTCCTTATTACCCTAAGTATTTAAAAAAGTTACCCAAACATGGTTAAATTGAAAGAACACATAACAATTGAAAGCATAGACATAATGAGATAAAAGAAGAAAACTGAAACATGTATTACATTAAGTTCTCAATGTAACATATGCTTAAAAGAGACTTTTACAACACATCAAAATGTAGGAAATTAACACAGAATATAAAAGTAtagtttcatatgtctaagttgtcTAAAACATGGACAAAATGGAGAAATTCAATAACAAATTGCATAAAACATGAAGAAATGTTTTAGAAAACAGTTAAAATCACTCATTTAAAAACATTAAAAGTATTGTTGATCAAACATGAAGAAGGTTCAGAagaagaatcagaagatgaagaaatgacatTTCTTATCAAGAGATTTCAGTATCTGGCCAACAAGAAAAGCATAAGGTTCTCAAGCATAGGAAGTGGCTCTAGAGAAACGAGCTCCATAATCAACAAAGATGATCGAAAAGGATACTTCAACTACTATAAGCCCAGTTACTTAATTGTTGAATataggcatggcaacggggcgggtcggggacagtttttacctcccccaaacccaaacccgaatccccaagccatccccgttacccgccccaaacccaaacggggatggggaattaaaacccaaacccgtccttaacgggttcggattgggttcgggtatccccgccccgccgcgatgtatttcgtaaaatcaattttttaataaagatatttactttttcaaaaatcaaattaaattataaataacaaaataaaacaatctcaaaaaatttcacacatatatttcaaatatttaaaataataaatacaaatcaaattattaaaacattagccacatatttaataatatgaattatgaaatataaataataataatgtacatattgaaataaacggggcgggttcggggacgggttcggggtgggtactagtgtccccattgcccgacccatccccatgttttctaatcggggaaaacccaaacccgaacccaaacccagtcaaagcgggttttccccgtcaacttcggggcgggttcgggtgggtacccgtgggtctgggttttattgccatgtctagTTGAATATCCAGAGCTGCAGACAAGGTTTGGAAAAGTctcatggcaacatgggatgaactTGATATAGAAGAAGAATCTAACAAAGTTGAGGAAGAAGCCAATCTGGTTCTGATGGCTTGACCATCTTCAAATACATAATTTGACCTAGATTCTAGCTCAGACTTTGAAGAGGAAATAAAGGTACTTTCTAAACTATCTCGCTCTGATTTAATTTTTCACATTCAAGGTATCACGATATGTTTTCAAGAAAAAACCGACcagttgaaaattttaaaaaacactactacaaaaagaCCTTTTGTAACACGTTATTACAACGGCCTTCATGTTAATCATGGTAATATCTCATTTACGCGCGTctgtatttataaattatttattaaaatacatttaattacgGTCCTATAACCCAACTGTTGTGGTATATTGAAGTTTACATACTTCAATTCTAAGCAccaatattttttcttctttcattaCAAAAAGGTGTTTTCAGTTTaatcttataaatatattaattaaataaaattatttatcacCACGGTTCATTATTGAAACCGTTGTAAATATGTAAAACTTATTATCACGGTTTTTGTTAACGGCCgtggtgatatatatatatatatatatatatatatatatatatatatatatatatatatatatatatatatatatatatatgtatatatatgcaaAATTATTAAGCTTCAACACATAATAGTCGTCACTCTCAAAATAAAACTCTAACATCTCTCTCTGTCTCCTTCCATAAGTAATGAACTCGTCCTCACATGTTTCTTCAAAGTTAAGGTAATCAAGTTCAAAATTAGAGAACACAAAGCTTTatctttattcttcttcttcataagctttctttcatttttctcaaaacaaaaccctaacatctGTCTCTTCCACACCACAAACTCGTCTCATAAGCTTCTTAAAACTTATAGGTAAGCAATTTCTCCCATTTCCCATAGTTCTTGTTAAAAAGggtttttttttcatttggtATGATATTCTCGTTTTTTCATTTGTTAAATTTTCATGTATGCTACTACTGTCATGATGTTTATGTTTTCTGACTTATAGGGAAAATGAATGAAGAAAACCACCTTAACAAAGAGTATACTTTGGCTATCGTTTACATATGGTTTGTGTTGCTATAGAAAAATAATACAAGAAGTACGGAACTATTGTGTCAACGTCATCTTCCTTGTAATTTTTCCATAACAACATAAAGTAGATGAACTTCATCATTAATTCCAcgattcttttcaataaaaggtATGTTCGTgaactattttattatgtgtatTGTGTTGTTATATGTTGTCAGTGTTTTGTGGATAAAAGGtatgttgttgtatgttgttgttgtgttgttgataaatgttgttgtatgtttt
Protein-coding sequences here:
- the LOC131630200 gene encoding G-type lectin S-receptor-like serine/threonine-protein kinase At1g11300, producing MSLSKFKNLISVFNFIILLLCCSSLHLVLVVATSNTISSSSSSSSSQQLMKDNETLSSNNGNFTLGFFTPQNSTNRYLGIWCKTQDFVVWVANRNQPLVNDSSGVLTISNDDGNLVVLNGQKHAIWSSSLTNVTSKTNSSFTLSDYGSLVLSETTTGVKLWESFQQPSNALLQTMKFTSNMTLTSWKTLSDPSNGSFSIGIKLLNIPEVFIWNGTRPYWRSGPWNNQIFIGIQDMATLFIFNGFKFEKDSSKSGTVVLSFEAEDYGLLIYALNPQGELHENSWSDEEEKWNDTWTTHRSDCDVYGFCGPFGICNSEGSPICSCLEGFEARNLQEWNQKNWTNGCVRKKLLQCEEAKNQSSSSSRGNETDSFLHLRTVKVPDFAELSSNEQDECKNQCLMNCSCTAYTYVASIGCMSWNGNLIDIQQFQSGGTDLYIRVPYVELQVSDKGHKRTIIIAVSVSIGVIIIVAYFIWIKALKPERKKKHHRIFHFHKIEKPEEHSSENVIGELSQAKLQELLLFNFEKLATATNNFHSSNKLGQGGFGPVYKGILQDDGKEIAVKRLSRSSGQGLEEFMNEVVVISKLQHRNLVRLLGCCIERNEKMLMYEFMTNGSLDAYVFDPSRNKLLDWEKRFSIIEGIARGLLYLHRDSRLKIIHRDLKASNILLDEEMNPKISDFGMARIFGVSEDHANTQRIVGTYGYMAPEYAMQGVFSDKSDVFSFGVLLIEIVCGRRNSSFYEHENSLTLLGFAWTQWREGNIICLIEPEMYDDNHHKDILRCIHIGLLCVQESAVDRPTMGTVIYMLNSEIMELPPARQPAFLLMQNMMNTVCSEERNEVYSNNDVTITDLHGR